One window of the Athene noctua chromosome 5, bAthNoc1.hap1.1, whole genome shotgun sequence genome contains the following:
- the LRRC18 gene encoding leucine-rich repeat-containing protein 18, which produces MAKGKAKDQKGKKITLKIAKNSIRISSDGGRRLDLSKMGITTFPKCILKLTDIDELDLSRNMIKKIPSSIQNFQKLRWLDLHSNRLEELPGAIGTLQNLFYLNICNNKLTTKNLPEEISLLKNLRILNLGLNCLDSIPTSLGALKELKEIGLFDNTLTTIPNSVKKLPKLKKLNAERNPFPDSTKKEHADSIKRIQTLYLVQEKDLCCSCLKVCQDKRDNLNKLKNGTPSPSKKPSFPLLLTPNSFAKDNQEEWRLREKNP; this is translated from the coding sequence ATGGCCAAGGGAAAAGCAAAAGATCAAAAAGGGAAGAAGATCACCTTGAAAATTGCCAAAAATTCCATTCGGATATCTTCTGATGGTGGGCGCCGTCTTGATTTAAGCAAGATGGGTATCACCACCTTCCCCAAGTGCATTCTGAAACTGACTGACATAGATGAGCTTGATTTGAGCAGAAACATGATAAAAAAGATTCCAAGCAGCATCCAGAATTTTCAGAAACTGCGCTGGCTGGACCTGCATAGTAATCGGCTTGAGGAGCTGCCTGGGGCAATAGGTACACTTCAGAACCTTTTCTACCTGAACATATGCAACAACAAGCTGACTACCAAAAATCTGCCAGAAGAAATAAGCCTTCTCAAGAACCTGCGTATTCTCAACCTTGGCTTGAACTGTCTTGACAGTATTCCCACCAGTCTTGGGGCCCTGAAGGAACTTAAGGAGATAGGTCTCTTTGACAACACCCTGACCACCATCCCAAACAGTGTGAAAAAGCTCCCCAAGCTCAAGAAACTGAATGCAGAAAGAAATCCTTTCCCAGATTCAACAAAGAAAGAGCATGCCGACTCCATTAAACGCATACAAACACTTTACTTAGTACAAGAGAAAGATCTGTGCTGTTCCTGCCTGAAGGTGTGTCAGGATAAGAGGGACAACCTGAACAAGTTAAAGAATGGGACACCTAGCCCCTCCAAAAAGCCAAGTTTCCCTTTACTCCTTACACCCAATTCCTTTGCAAAGGATAACCAAGAAGAATGGAGATTAAGAGAGAAAAATCCCTGA